A stretch of Deltaproteobacteria bacterium DNA encodes these proteins:
- a CDS encoding type II toxin-antitoxin system RelE/ParE family toxin — translation MPLTRIFFYQDEDGHAPVVEWLRGLRHQNRSAYAKCVVRIRRLAELGHELRRPEADLLRDGIYELRAKKGRVQYRILYFFHGQNVAVLDHALTKEGAIPETDLVRAVRRKSVFLQNPSRYTYEEELTDDKN, via the coding sequence GTGCCTCTTACCCGGATCTTCTTTTACCAAGACGAAGATGGCCATGCTCCTGTTGTAGAGTGGCTTCGCGGCCTTCGTCACCAAAACCGTTCGGCCTATGCCAAATGTGTCGTCCGGATTCGTCGCTTAGCAGAGTTGGGACATGAACTGCGTCGTCCCGAGGCCGATCTTTTGCGGGACGGGATTTATGAATTGCGAGCCAAAAAAGGACGGGTTCAGTACCGAATCCTGTATTTCTTTCATGGCCAAAACGTTGCTGTGTTAGATCATGCCCTCACAAAAGAAGGAGCGATACCAGAAACTGACTTGGTGCGAGCAGTGCGACGGAAAAGTGTCTTTCTCCAGAACCCAAGTCGTTATACCTACGAAGAAGAGTTGACCGATGACAAAAACTAA
- a CDS encoding helix-turn-helix transcriptional regulator → MTKTKDALKIIDHLTGNDLELQQLIEKETINAQVAHLIYQARKKAGLTQQELADAIGSKQSVIARLEDADYDGHSLTMLQRIAEALQQRIEIRFRPAKGTRRAA, encoded by the coding sequence ATGACAAAAACTAAAGATGCTCTCAAAATTATTGACCACTTGACTGGGAACGATCTTGAACTCCAACAACTCATCGAAAAGGAAACGATCAACGCCCAGGTCGCACACTTAATTTACCAAGCGCGGAAGAAAGCCGGTCTCACGCAACAAGAACTGGCAGACGCAATCGGGTCCAAACAATCCGTCATCGCACGGCTGGAAGATGCGGATTACGATGGACACTCGCTCACGATGCTGCAACGTATTGCCGAGGCACTCCAGCAACGAATCGAGATTCGCTTCCGCCCGGCGAAGGGTACTCGTCGTGCTGCATGA